One window from the genome of Nocardioides panaciterrulae encodes:
- a CDS encoding cation diffusion facilitator family transporter has protein sequence MGAGHDHGSVGLADHRGRLVTVLAITITVLVVEVVGAVVSGSLALLADAGHMLTDVAGLTMAVLAAALARRPATDERTWGYRRAEVLAAAAQAAVLLTVGLFVLVEGVKRLLAPPEVAPTAMVVFGVVGLVGNLISLVVLLGGRGADLNMRAAFLEVLNDALGSVAVLLAAAVIALTGWLRADAVASLVIGVLIIPRTVRLLRDSVDVLLESTPKGLELTEVRQRMLSLAHVHDVHDLHASQVATGLPVLTAHVVVDDSCFLDGHLGPMLDELQHVLDTDFDVEHSTIQFEPASHADHEHATHA, from the coding sequence ATGGGCGCCGGCCACGACCACGGGAGCGTCGGCCTCGCCGATCACCGGGGCCGCCTGGTCACCGTCCTCGCCATCACGATCACCGTGCTGGTGGTCGAGGTCGTCGGGGCGGTCGTCTCCGGGAGCCTCGCGCTGCTCGCGGATGCCGGGCACATGCTCACCGACGTCGCCGGCCTGACGATGGCGGTGCTCGCGGCCGCGCTCGCCCGCCGGCCCGCCACCGACGAGCGGACCTGGGGCTACCGGCGGGCCGAGGTGCTGGCCGCCGCCGCGCAGGCCGCCGTACTCCTCACCGTCGGGCTGTTCGTGCTGGTCGAGGGCGTCAAGCGGCTCCTGGCCCCGCCCGAGGTCGCGCCCACGGCGATGGTCGTCTTCGGCGTCGTCGGGCTGGTCGGCAACCTGATCAGCCTCGTGGTGCTGCTGGGAGGCCGCGGCGCCGACCTGAACATGCGCGCGGCCTTCCTCGAGGTGCTCAACGACGCACTCGGCTCGGTCGCCGTGCTGCTGGCCGCGGCCGTCATCGCCCTCACCGGCTGGCTGCGCGCCGACGCGGTCGCCTCGTTGGTGATCGGCGTGCTGATCATCCCCCGGACGGTGCGGCTGCTGCGCGACAGTGTGGACGTGCTGCTGGAGTCGACGCCCAAGGGACTCGAGCTGACCGAGGTGCGGCAGCGGATGCTCTCCCTGGCCCACGTCCACGACGTGCACGACCTGCACGCCAGCCAGGTCGCGACCGGGCTTCCGGTGCTCACCGCCCATGTCGTCGTCGACGACTCCTGCTTCCTCGACGGCCACCTCGGCCCGATGCTCGACGAGCTGCAGCACGTCCTGGACACCGACTTCGACGTCGAGCACTCGACGATCCAGTTCGAGCCCGCCTCGCACGCCGACCACGAGCACGCCACCCACGCCTGA
- the fdh gene encoding formate dehydrogenase codes for MGVKTFIGSWPLVRQATGEDRLGRGSAAMSPRSEHLSPRTVEADKVVDSVCPFCAVGCAQKVYVKDGQVTQIEGNPASPISRGRLCPKGSASKQLVTSPTRVTKVRYRRPHGTEWEDLELDTAMDMIADRVIETRKQFWEWEDDQGRRTRRTTGIASLGGATLDNEENYLMKKLYTAMGAIQIENQARIUHSSTVPGLGTSFGRGGATSFLQDLQNADCILIEGSNMAEAHPVGFQWVMEAKRRGATIIHVDPRFTRTSAVADLHVPIRAGSDIAFLGALINHVLSNDLDFREYVVAYTNAASIVDEDFQDTEELDGLFSGFDSERNHYDPKTWQYEGAKAAPSAGQRDPAQDAGPDEEPDPGAEQDNHKSAHEAAKSESHGSGGPALANKPIRDETLQHPRCVFQILKRHFARYTPEMVQEVCGISPEQFRAVADALTSNSGRERTGAFCYAVGWTHHTVGAQMIRSAAILQTLLGNIGRPGGGIMALRGHASIQGSTDIPTLFNILPGYLPMPHAGMHHDLEEYVASDAGATGFWGNMKSYMVSLLKSYWGDAATPENEFCFDYLPRLTGDASTYTTVKSMIDGGCKGYFVVGENPAVGSANGKMQRLGMANLDWLVVRDLQMIESATFWKDGPEIETGELVTEEIGTEIFFLPAASHVEKAGSFTQTQRMLQWRDKAVEPPGDCRSELDFYHELGKRIRAKLAGSTDEMDRPLLDLVWDYPMTEDGETDGHAVLREINGTGPDGSALSAYTELKDDGSTACGCWIYCGVYADEVNQARRRKPHWEQDYVASEWGWVWPANRRIIYNRASAAPDGTPWSERKKYVWWDAEAGKWTGSDVPDFIVDRPPDYVPPDDARGPDAIGGKDPFVMQTDGKAWLYAPLGVADGPLPTHYEPPESPVRNPLYGQQNNPSRRKLSDASNPINPSFSEVFPYVFTSYRLTEHHTAGGMSRTLPYLTELQPEPFCEVSPRLAAERGLEHGGWATIVTGRTAIEARVLVTERLRSLRLGDQWVEQVGLPYHWGRNGITQGDSPNDLVNVTMDPNVYIQDKVGTCDIRPGRRPRGPALTTYVEDYRRRAGIDMTDPTDGGTDR; via the coding sequence GTGGGTGTCAAGACGTTCATCGGTTCCTGGCCGTTGGTTCGCCAGGCCACCGGCGAGGACCGGTTGGGCCGCGGCAGCGCGGCGATGTCCCCCCGCAGCGAGCACCTCTCGCCCCGGACGGTCGAGGCCGACAAGGTCGTGGACTCCGTCTGCCCGTTCTGCGCCGTGGGCTGCGCGCAGAAGGTCTACGTCAAGGACGGCCAGGTCACCCAGATCGAGGGCAACCCGGCCAGCCCGATCTCGCGCGGCCGGCTGTGCCCCAAGGGCAGCGCCAGCAAGCAGCTGGTCACCTCGCCGACCCGCGTCACCAAGGTCCGCTACCGGCGCCCGCACGGCACCGAGTGGGAGGACCTCGAGCTCGACACCGCGATGGACATGATCGCGGACCGCGTCATCGAGACCCGCAAGCAGTTCTGGGAGTGGGAGGACGACCAAGGCCGTCGTACCCGCCGGACCACTGGCATCGCCAGCCTCGGAGGAGCGACCCTCGACAACGAGGAGAACTACCTCATGAAGAAGCTCTACACGGCGATGGGTGCGATCCAGATCGAGAACCAGGCCCGTATTTGACACTCCTCCACGGTTCCCGGTCTGGGAACCTCGTTCGGCCGTGGTGGTGCCACCAGCTTCCTCCAGGACCTGCAGAACGCTGACTGCATCCTGATCGAGGGCTCCAACATGGCGGAGGCCCACCCCGTGGGCTTCCAGTGGGTGATGGAGGCCAAGCGCCGCGGCGCCACGATCATCCACGTCGACCCGCGGTTCACCCGGACCTCGGCGGTGGCGGACCTGCACGTCCCGATCCGGGCCGGGTCCGACATCGCGTTCCTGGGTGCCCTGATCAACCACGTGCTCAGCAACGACCTCGACTTCCGTGAGTACGTCGTGGCGTACACCAACGCGGCCTCGATCGTCGATGAGGACTTCCAGGACACCGAGGAGCTCGACGGGCTGTTCTCCGGGTTCGACTCCGAGCGCAACCACTACGACCCGAAGACCTGGCAGTACGAAGGGGCCAAGGCCGCGCCGTCGGCCGGCCAGCGAGACCCCGCCCAGGACGCCGGCCCGGACGAGGAGCCGGACCCGGGGGCCGAACAGGACAACCACAAGTCGGCGCACGAGGCGGCGAAGTCGGAGTCGCACGGCTCCGGCGGCCCCGCCCTGGCCAACAAGCCGATCCGCGACGAGACCCTGCAGCACCCGCGGTGCGTCTTCCAGATCCTCAAGCGCCACTTCGCCCGCTACACCCCCGAGATGGTGCAGGAGGTGTGCGGCATCAGCCCCGAGCAGTTCCGGGCGGTCGCCGACGCGCTGACCTCCAACAGCGGCCGGGAGCGCACCGGTGCGTTCTGCTACGCCGTGGGCTGGACCCACCACACCGTCGGCGCGCAGATGATCCGCTCCGCCGCGATCCTGCAGACGCTGCTGGGCAACATCGGCCGGCCGGGCGGCGGCATCATGGCGCTGCGCGGGCACGCCAGCATCCAGGGCTCGACCGACATCCCGACGCTGTTCAACATCCTGCCGGGCTACCTGCCGATGCCCCATGCGGGAATGCACCACGACCTCGAGGAGTACGTCGCCTCCGACGCCGGCGCGACCGGCTTCTGGGGGAACATGAAGTCGTACATGGTCAGCCTGCTGAAGTCCTACTGGGGCGACGCGGCCACGCCGGAGAACGAGTTCTGCTTCGACTACCTGCCGCGGCTGACCGGCGACGCGTCGACGTACACCACGGTGAAGTCGATGATCGACGGCGGCTGCAAGGGCTACTTCGTGGTCGGGGAGAACCCGGCGGTGGGCTCGGCCAACGGCAAGATGCAGCGGCTCGGCATGGCCAACCTCGACTGGCTGGTGGTCCGGGATCTGCAGATGATCGAGTCGGCGACGTTCTGGAAGGACGGCCCCGAGATCGAGACCGGGGAACTGGTCACCGAGGAGATCGGCACCGAGATCTTCTTCCTCCCCGCGGCCTCGCACGTGGAGAAGGCGGGCTCGTTCACCCAGACCCAGCGGATGCTCCAGTGGCGCGACAAGGCCGTCGAGCCGCCGGGGGACTGCCGCAGCGAGCTGGACTTCTACCACGAGCTGGGCAAGCGGATCCGGGCGAAGCTGGCGGGCTCCACCGACGAGATGGACCGGCCGCTGCTCGACCTGGTCTGGGACTACCCGATGACCGAGGACGGGGAGACCGACGGCCACGCGGTGCTGCGCGAGATCAACGGCACCGGGCCGGACGGCAGCGCGCTGTCGGCGTACACCGAGCTCAAGGACGACGGGTCCACGGCCTGCGGCTGCTGGATCTACTGCGGGGTCTACGCCGACGAGGTCAACCAGGCCCGGCGCCGCAAGCCGCACTGGGAGCAGGACTACGTGGCCTCCGAGTGGGGGTGGGTGTGGCCGGCGAACCGCCGGATCATCTACAACCGCGCCTCGGCGGCCCCGGACGGCACCCCGTGGAGCGAGCGGAAGAAGTACGTCTGGTGGGACGCGGAGGCCGGCAAGTGGACCGGTTCCGACGTGCCCGACTTCATCGTGGACCGTCCTCCGGACTACGTGCCGCCGGACGACGCCCGGGGCCCCGACGCGATCGGCGGCAAGGACCCGTTCGTCATGCAGACCGACGGCAAGGCGTGGCTCTACGCGCCGCTGGGGGTGGCCGACGGCCCGCTGCCCACGCACTACGAGCCGCCGGAGTCGCCGGTGCGCAACCCGCTCTACGGGCAGCAGAACAACCCCTCGCGGCGCAAGCTGTCCGATGCGTCGAACCCGATCAACCCCAGCTTCAGCGAGGTGTTCCCGTACGTGTTCACCAGCTACCGGCTGACCGAGCACCACACCGCGGGCGGCATGAGCCGGACCCTGCCGTACCTCACCGAGCTGCAGCCCGAGCCGTTCTGCGAGGTCTCGCCGCGGCTGGCGGCCGAGCGCGGGCTCGAGCACGGCGGCTGGGCGACGATCGTGACCGGTCGCACGGCGATCGAGGCGCGGGTGCTGGTGACCGAGCGGCTGCGCTCGCTGCGGCTGGGCGACCAGTGGGTCGAGCAGGTCGGCCTGCCGTACCACTGGGGGCGCAACGGCATCACGCAGGGCGACTCGCCCAACGACCTGGTCAACGTGACGATGGACCCCAACGTCTACATCCAGGACAAGGTGGGCACCTGTGACATCCGGCCGGGCCGGCGTCCGCGCGGGCCGGCGCTCACGACGTACGTCGAGGACTACCGGCGGCGTGCAGGCATCGACATGACCGATCCGACCGACGGAGGGACCGACCGGTGA
- a CDS encoding 4Fe-4S dicluster domain-containing protein, with protein sequence MTSSLDRSLWGPLDDVQRDAGYDAHPPRMGFFTDTSVCIGCKACEVACKEWNDVPEDGYLLTGMSYDNTEALGASTWRHVAFVEQPVTAPAGGGAATELGMPGMGPPAPAGDDQATASGADGVRWLMSSDVCKHCTHAACLDVCPTGALFRTEFGTVVVQPDVCNGCGYCVSACPYGVIDLRKEDGRAFKCTLCYDRLKVGESPACAKACPTESIQFGELSELRERADQRVAELHAKGVDVARLYGADPNDGVGGDGAFFLLLDEPEVYGLPPDPVVTTRDLGSIWKHVGAAAATLVGVGVASFLGRKK encoded by the coding sequence GTGACCAGCTCCCTCGACCGCTCGTTGTGGGGTCCGCTGGACGACGTCCAGCGCGACGCCGGCTACGACGCGCACCCGCCCCGGATGGGGTTCTTCACCGACACCTCGGTCTGCATCGGCTGCAAGGCCTGCGAGGTGGCGTGCAAGGAGTGGAACGACGTCCCCGAGGACGGCTACCTGCTCACCGGCATGTCCTACGACAACACCGAGGCGCTCGGCGCGAGCACCTGGCGGCACGTGGCGTTCGTCGAGCAGCCTGTCACCGCACCGGCCGGCGGCGGCGCGGCCACCGAGCTGGGCATGCCCGGCATGGGCCCGCCGGCCCCGGCCGGCGACGACCAGGCGACCGCGTCGGGTGCGGACGGCGTGCGCTGGCTGATGTCCTCGGACGTGTGCAAGCACTGCACCCACGCCGCCTGCCTCGACGTGTGTCCCACCGGTGCGCTGTTCCGGACCGAGTTCGGCACCGTGGTCGTGCAGCCCGACGTCTGCAACGGGTGCGGCTACTGCGTCTCGGCGTGCCCCTACGGCGTGATCGACCTGCGCAAGGAGGACGGTCGGGCGTTCAAGTGCACGCTGTGCTACGACCGGCTCAAGGTGGGGGAGTCCCCGGCCTGTGCGAAGGCGTGCCCCACGGAGTCGATCCAGTTCGGCGAGCTGAGCGAGCTGCGCGAGCGTGCCGACCAGCGGGTCGCGGAGCTGCACGCCAAGGGCGTCGACGTGGCCCGCCTCTACGGCGCGGACCCGAACGACGGCGTCGGCGGCGACGGGGCGTTCTTCCTGCTGCTCGACGAGCCGGAGGTCTACGGCCTGCCGCCCGACCCCGTGGTCACCACCCGGGACCTCGGGTCGATCTGGAAGCACGTCGGAGCGGCGGCGGCCACCCTCGTCGGGGTCGGGGTCGCGTCGTTCCTCGGGAGGAAGAAGTGA